The genome window CACCATAGGTTTTATAGATAGTCTTCCCGATCAACTCTTTGATGCTTTTTATACGACACTTGGTGAAACACTGTTCGCCGACGTGATAATTTTAGTTGTCGACATTTCTGAAGAGATTGATGAAGTAATGAGAAAATTCAATACTAGCATTGAGATTCTTTCAAATCTAGGGGTCTCCTTCAATAAGATTGTCGTAGCGGCTAACAAGATTGATCTGACCGACTCCTCTGATGTTCACAAAAAAGTGAACTTCCTGGCCGCAAGCAAATTACCTGTGATCCCGATATCTGCTTCCAAAGGTATCGGTATAGACGCTTTATCCAAGGTCATAGTCTCAAAGCTACCCGACAAAAAATCAGAAACACTGATAGTGGAACCAAATCACAAGGATGTTCTGGAGGAAGCTCTCATTAAGTGTAAGGTTCATGAGCTGACGCCTGACGGTGAGGGCAGAATCCGGATTATTATCGAAGGTAGATCGGAGATAATTGAGAGATTAAAAGCCAGGTGCTCTTAAATGAATCTCCGTAGAATATATGTTTTGAGGATAGGACATCGCCCGGTTCGTGATCACCGTGTTACAACCCATGTAGGTCTTGTAGCCAGAGCTTTTGGCGCGGACGGCTTGTTCCTAGAGGAAAAGGTTGAAGATTCCGTTGTACAAACCATTCGTAAGGTTTGCTACACCTGGGGCGGAGATTTTAAAGTTGAAAAACTCAAAGATCCTATCAATTTTGTTCGCGAATGGAAGAATAAAGGTATTGTTGTCCATCTAACAATGTACGGCTTAAACATAGCAGATGAAAGCATGTTAAATTTAATAAAAAGCAGTGAGAGAGATATTTTGGTAGTAGTGGGAGGCGAGAAGGTTCCTAGAATATTATACGATCTTGCCGACTATAATATTGCAATCGGGAATCAACCGCACAGTGAGGTAGCTGCGTTAGCGATATTTTTAGATAGATTTTTTGATGGAAGAGAACTGCTGAGGAACTTTCCAGGGGCCAGGGTACGTATTATACCCTCATCTCGTGGGAAAAAGATTCAGAGGGTGATGTGATGTCCTCTGAGAAGATAATAGCCTCCTTAGCAAGGAAGATACATGGAGAACGCGCAGAACAGATTATACGGCTCCTGATCGAGAAGGTAGAGATGTCTGACGAAGATATAGCAAAGGAGCTAGGTACGAACGTCGAGGAGGTTAGGAGAATCCTGAACGAGTTGTTTGAGTCGCGTCTAGTTAAGTACAGACGTGCAAGAGACGAGATCATCGGATGGTATAAGTATTTCTGGAGGATAACAGACGAGCCGATAGGTAGGATATTGGAAGACAGGAAAAGACTCACATTAAGTGTGCTTCAAAAAGCGTTAAACTACGAGAAAAGTACAGAGTTTTACGTATGTCCCAACTGTAAAAAACGTTTTACACTTACTGAAGCGGATGAAAACAATTATATCTGCGATGAGTGCGGCTCTATCTTAGAACCCTTCGATAACTCTAACGCTATAGCAAAATTAGAGAATAGTATTAAGAAGCTTCAGAAGTGGATTATTGAAAACGAGTGAAGCACAATAGAAAAAAAGTATAGGCGAAAACCTTTTATCATGTATTCCCTCCTGGAAGGTAACAGAATTATGGATACTAAGAAAAACTCAGTGAACATCCTCGAGAAGAGACAGCTAGAGGCTGTAATATATTATCAATATGGAGTAGAACTCTCTCTAGATGTTGAACGCAACCAAATAGAAGTTACGAGATCCAGAAAAACAGGACGTATAAAGCAGATTTTTTTGAATAAAAAATATTTTGCTTCCTTAAGAGCAAAAGATGGATTTATAATACCTAGTATTTATGGTTGGAAGTATATTGCATCTGCTTCAGCTTCGACGCTGCCATGCATAGAGATAAAGGAAGACATAGCGCAATTCATAGCGGATGGTAAGACCCTTTTCTCGAAACATGTTGTAAGAGCACACGCAGATATTCTACCTGGAGACGAAGTTTGCATAAAGACCGTAAAAGGCGAAATTATAGCATCAGGTAAAGCTATCCTTCCAGGAACTGAGATGGGAATAATTAGAATAGGTAAGGCCGTTAAAACTAGAAAAACAGCTAAAAATAGTTAGAAGTTAGAGCAAAAAATTAACCCTTATTTCTCTGAAAGACGACATAACGGAACTGTCTACGATTCTCAATACGCGCATTGAACCTTTGCCTAAGTATGCCCTCGATTTCCCTATAATAATATTGATTGGTCAACCATGCAGGGGGTCTAACGCGCGGTACTAGTCCTCTTATAACATTTATGTCCGTTGTTCTCTTAACGTAAGACACATAAGCGTATCTAAGTAGGGTACGGAGCTTTATTGAAATTTGATTCGACTTAGTGGTTGACAAAAGCTGCTCAACCACTGCAACGAGATGTTCAAGAAGTTTTTCCTTTTCCTCACGAGGCTTATCCTCCATATGAACCACAGGTTATCATTTAAGCTTAATGTCCATTTCATGAAAAAATATTTATTTTTTTCGTGTATGAAAATTCTTTAATCGACGTTTAACGAATGAATCTCAATCAATATGAAGACCTATTGTCCGGAGATTTTTCAGGATATCGCGGAAATCAATGCCGAATATCTCGGCTATTTTCTCCACCCTTTTAAGAACAAGTTCTCTAGAGTACATGTCGTCTGAATATAATTTAGAAATTTCCTGGCCCGATATTTTAAAAGCTAGAAAATTCACATGTTTTCTTTGCATTATTTTATCTTCAACTTCAAAAACACATAGGTACATGCCCTCGGAAAGATCATTAAATTCAAGGGTTTTAACGTCAGCGTTGCCATGGGCGATGTCATTGAGTGATAATCCTATTATTGGAGGAAACAAATTATCAAAATCGAGATAGTCTTCCTCTGTGAATTCCCTCGATAAATTCGGCGAGACCGGGTGTAATTCTCCTCTATCTACAAGGAATAAGAAAGACTTAACACTTATGTGCAGAGGCCTGGGGTCTTGTGTCTCAATACTAAGATTAAATAACTTGAGTTTCATTTCGACCGCGCATCTTAGTCCTCGATTACGGGTATTCCAAACCTCTTAGATGCTAATACATGTTGCTCGTAGCTGATGGCATCTATATCGATGATGTCCTTATAGTGTCTCTTATAAGGTTCTCCCGAAATAAGTTTCTTAATGTTTCGCTTATACCCAATGTCTTTAAGAGATTTCCCTGTAAGCTTCTCCCAATCGCTTATAGAGTAGGAGAAAGCTTTTTGGGCCCTATCCCTGTAGAGATCTGAAATCACATTGAAAGAGCAGAAGGGAACTTGTCTTCCATCTGGCATGATATAGTGGATGTCACACCTCATAACCCTGGCCACATCGTGATTATAGAGATCCTGGAAATGCATCATTCCCAAGAAAAGCGTATTGTAGTGAAATTCTCCTAAACTCTCATAGTTGTGCTTCACGAAGACCTCGTATAGTATTCTTAGGAACTTGTTTCCTTCACGTAGCCTCTTAGGGGCTTTCTTGAGATCCACAAATTTCCTAAGTTTTAATGTGACATCCAGCATGACCAAGTATTTGTTTTTACCCTTCTCAATTTCTTGAGCCTTCTCGTCGAGATACGCCAAAAACTCATCCACGTTAACAAATCTAGTTATCGGAATTATTTCACCATCTTCTTGCCACACATATGTAGCTGCA of Thermofilum uzonense contains these proteins:
- a CDS encoding tRNA (cytidine(56)-2'-O)-methyltransferase, with protein sequence MNLRRIYVLRIGHRPVRDHRVTTHVGLVARAFGADGLFLEEKVEDSVVQTIRKVCYTWGGDFKVEKLKDPINFVREWKNKGIVVHLTMYGLNIADESMLNLIKSSERDILVVVGGEKVPRILYDLADYNIAIGNQPHSEVAALAIFLDRFFDGRELLRNFPGARVRIIPSSRGKKIQRVM
- a CDS encoding TFIIB-type zinc ribbon-containing protein, which encodes MSSEKIIASLARKIHGERAEQIIRLLIEKVEMSDEDIAKELGTNVEEVRRILNELFESRLVKYRRARDEIIGWYKYFWRITDEPIGRILEDRKRLTLSVLQKALNYEKSTEFYVCPNCKKRFTLTEADENNYICDECGSILEPFDNSNAIAKLENSIKKLQKWIIENE
- a CDS encoding PUA domain-containing protein, yielding MDTKKNSVNILEKRQLEAVIYYQYGVELSLDVERNQIEVTRSRKTGRIKQIFLNKKYFASLRAKDGFIIPSIYGWKYIASASASTLPCIEIKEDIAQFIADGKTLFSKHVVRAHADILPGDEVCIKTVKGEIIASGKAILPGTEMGIIRIGKAVKTRKTAKNS